A single Cyclopterus lumpus isolate fCycLum1 chromosome 15, fCycLum1.pri, whole genome shotgun sequence DNA region contains:
- the got1 gene encoding aspartate aminotransferase, cytoplasmic: MSVFFEVPQAAPVAVFKLSQDFNNDQFPNKVNLGVGAYRTDEGQPWVLPVVKKVEKVIVHDDSLNHEYLPILGLPDFRSSASKIALGDDSPAIQENRVGAVQCLGGTGALKMGAEFLSRFYNRNKNTKTPVYVSAPTWENHNAVFANAGFEDVRPYKYWDAEKRGLDFAGFLGDLESCPEHSVFVLHACAHNPTGTDPTQEQWMQIAEVMMRRKLFVFFDSAYQGFASGNLDKDAWAVRYFVSLGFEMFCAQSFSKNFGLYNERVGNLTIVAHDADNLKRVLSQMEKIVRTTWSNPPSQGARIVAITLNSPELFTEWKDNVKTMAGRVLLMRAQLKTKLQALGTPGTWDHITEQIGMFSFTGLNPNQVEYMVKERHIYLMASGRINMCGLNSKNIEYVAESIHEAVTKVQ, translated from the exons atGTCGGTGTTTTTTGAGGTCCCACAAGCAGCCCCGGTAGCTGTCTTCAAGCTATCGCAGGATTTCAATAACGACCAGTTTCCCAATAAGGTGAACCTCGGAGTGGGAG CCTACCGGACAGATGAGGGCCAGCCGTGGGTTTTGCCAGTGGTTAAAAAAGTAGAAAAGGTAATTGTGCATGATGACAGCCTAAACCACGAGTACCTGCCCATCCTGGGCCTGCCTGACTTCAGATCCTCGGCTTCTAAGATTGCGCTGGGAGATGACAGCCCTGCCATCCAGGAGAACAGA GTGGGAGCTGTCCAATGTCTGGGGGGTACAGGTGCTTTGAAGATGGGCGCAGAATTTCTCAGTCGTTTCTAcaatagaaacaaaaacaccaaaacacccgTCTATGTGTCCGCGCCTACCTGGG AAAATCACAATGCTGTGTTCGCTAATGCTGGCTTTGAGGATGTCCGTCCATACAAGTACTGGGATGCAGAGAAGAGGGGCCTTGATTTTGCTGGTTTCCTTGGAGACCTGGAG AGTTGTCCAGAGCACTCTGTCTTTGTCCTGCATGCTTGTGCCCATAATCCAACTGGCACAGACCCCACACAAGAGCAATGGATGCAGATTGCAGAAGTTATGATg aggaggaagctgtTTGTGTTCTTTGACTCTGCCTATCAGGGATTCGCCTCAGGCAATCTGGATAAAGATGCCTGGGCGGTCCGCTACTTTGTCTCCTTGGGCTTTGAAATGTTCTGTGCCCAGTCATTCTCCAAGAACTTTGGCCTCTACA ATGAGCGTGTGGGCAACCTGACCATTGTGGCTCATGATGCAGACAACCTGAAGCGAGTTCTGTCCCAGATGGAGAAGATTGTCAGGACCACTTGGTCAAACCCACCGTCTCAGGGAGCTCGCATTGTTGCCATCACTCTCAATTCACCTGAGCTCTTTACTGAATG GAAGGACAATGTGAAGACCATGGCGGGCAGGGTTTTGTTGATGAGGGCTCAGCTGAAGACTAAGCTCCAAGCTCTGGGGACACCGGGCACCTGGGACCACATCACAGAGCAGATTGGCATGTTCAGCTTTACAGGCCtcaacc CCAATCAAGTGGAGTATATGGTGAAGGAGAGACACATCTACTTAATGGCCAGTGGTCGCATCAATATGTGCGGTCTGAACAGCAAGAATATTGAATACGTGGCTGAGTCCATCCATGAGGCTGTCACCAAGGTCCAGTAG